Proteins encoded together in one Salarchaeum sp. JOR-1 window:
- a CDS encoding phosphoribosyltransferase, with the protein MSDLPDDFKCTITNWEYIYGLCRDVSDQVKRDEFEPDVVVALARGGWFAGRCLCDFLGLNDLTSLKMEHYVGTAQKSGEPEVRYPMPEGSVENKDVLIIDDIADTGGSIERAHEYVDERNANEVRTATLQLLGTSEYDPDFVGERLEDWAWIVYPWNFIEDMIDIIEGVMERADTSTFSRADIRHYLSEYHDIERIEMEIAQPDRLDEVLEEMVRRDALVKTSDDEWMRRADA; encoded by the coding sequence ATGAGCGACCTCCCGGACGACTTCAAGTGCACTATCACGAACTGGGAGTACATCTACGGTCTCTGCCGGGACGTCAGCGACCAGGTCAAGCGCGACGAGTTCGAACCGGACGTGGTCGTCGCGCTCGCCCGGGGCGGCTGGTTCGCCGGCCGCTGTCTCTGTGACTTCCTCGGGCTGAACGACCTGACGAGCCTGAAGATGGAACACTACGTCGGCACCGCCCAGAAATCCGGGGAGCCCGAGGTCCGGTATCCGATGCCGGAGGGCTCGGTTGAGAACAAGGACGTCCTCATCATCGACGACATCGCGGACACCGGCGGCTCCATCGAGCGCGCCCACGAGTACGTGGACGAGCGCAACGCCAACGAGGTCCGCACCGCGACCCTCCAGCTCCTCGGGACGAGCGAGTACGACCCCGACTTCGTCGGCGAACGCCTCGAAGACTGGGCGTGGATCGTCTACCCCTGGAACTTCATCGAGGACATGATCGACATCATCGAGGGCGTGATGGAGCGCGCCGACACCTCGACGTTCTCCCGCGCGGACATCCGTCACTACCTCTCCGAGTACCACGACATCGAACGCATCGAGATGGAGATCGCCCAACCCGACCGACTCGACGAAGTCCTCGAGGAGATGGTGCGGCGGGACGCGCTCGTGAAGACGAGCGACGACGAGTGGATGCGGCGCGCGGACGCCTAG
- a CDS encoding DUF3887 domain-containing protein, translated as MRRPTRRDVLYAGAAGLLGLAGCQGDGETTTATTATTTTTASPTTAATTTDPDAQREAAVRFVTLLADGAFEDAHGMLSASVREQLSVAGLRSAWEQTTAVDGAFVGVAGVERTTSQGYDVLVVRAQFEAGVVAVQVTFDAADIVGLYFVPVAGEYTPPEYADESAFAEREVALDSPACSLGATITVPNGGADAGVVLVHGSGPHDRDETIGPNKPFKDLAWGLASRSVAVLRYEKRTYACGVAADDLDFEALVVADALTALSRLRAETDVSRTAVVGHSLGAYAAPRIAARDGDADAFLLAAPSRPLYELIPDQVAYLAELDGTVTDAEREQLTATRETANRLEAGDYAGGGFSWSADFWRAVADYAPVETASGLDADVYALQGGRDYQVSATADFPAWRDALPEERARLYDDLNHLFMAGEGPPNPGEYFAESHVAASVVADLAGWLGGKDGTRERLKSDV; from the coding sequence ATGCGACGACCGACGCGACGGGACGTGCTGTACGCGGGCGCGGCGGGACTGCTCGGGCTCGCCGGCTGCCAGGGCGACGGCGAAACCACCACGGCCACCACAGCCACCACGACCACGACGGCGAGTCCGACGACGGCCGCTACGACGACGGACCCGGACGCGCAGCGGGAGGCGGCGGTGCGGTTCGTCACGCTGCTCGCGGACGGCGCGTTCGAGGACGCGCACGGGATGCTGTCGGCGTCGGTGCGCGAGCAACTGTCCGTGGCGGGCCTGCGGTCGGCGTGGGAGCAGACCACCGCGGTGGACGGCGCGTTCGTCGGCGTGGCGGGCGTGGAGCGCACGACGAGCCAGGGGTACGACGTGCTGGTGGTGCGCGCGCAGTTCGAGGCGGGCGTCGTCGCGGTGCAGGTAACGTTCGACGCGGCCGACATCGTCGGCCTCTACTTCGTGCCGGTTGCGGGCGAGTACACGCCTCCGGAGTACGCGGACGAGTCGGCGTTCGCGGAGCGCGAGGTCGCGCTCGACAGCCCCGCGTGCTCGCTCGGCGCGACCATCACGGTGCCGAACGGGGGCGCGGACGCCGGCGTCGTACTCGTCCACGGCTCCGGCCCGCACGACCGCGACGAGACCATCGGCCCGAACAAGCCGTTCAAGGACCTCGCGTGGGGGCTGGCGTCCCGCAGCGTCGCCGTGCTGCGCTACGAGAAGCGGACGTACGCGTGCGGCGTCGCGGCGGACGATCTCGACTTCGAGGCGCTCGTCGTCGCGGACGCGCTGACGGCGCTCTCGCGGCTCCGCGCGGAAACCGACGTGTCGCGGACGGCCGTAGTCGGGCACAGCCTCGGCGCGTACGCCGCGCCCCGAATCGCCGCCCGGGACGGGGACGCGGACGCGTTCCTGCTCGCCGCGCCGTCCCGGCCGCTCTACGAACTCATCCCCGACCAGGTCGCGTACCTCGCGGAACTCGACGGCACCGTCACGGACGCCGAACGCGAGCAACTGACCGCGACCCGCGAGACCGCGAACCGCCTCGAAGCCGGCGACTACGCGGGCGGCGGGTTCTCGTGGAGCGCCGATTTCTGGCGCGCGGTCGCGGACTACGCACCCGTCGAAACCGCGAGCGGCCTCGACGCCGACGTGTACGCGCTCCAGGGCGGCCGGGACTACCAGGTGAGCGCGACCGCGGACTTCCCCGCGTGGCGGGACGCCCTCCCCGAGGAACGCGCCCGGCTCTACGACGACCTGAACCACCTGTTCATGGCGGGCGAGGGGCCGCCGAACCCCGGCGAGTACTTCGCCGAGAGTCACGTCGCGGCGTCCGTGGTCGCCGACCTCGCGGGCTGGCTCGGAGGGAAAGACGGAACACGCGAGCGCCTGAAATCCGACGTATGA
- a CDS encoding PhzF family phenazine biosynthesis protein yields the protein MSESVRAFLVDAFTDEPCAGNPAGVVPDADGLSDDQMLAVASELGASETAFVRESETADRRVRYFSPTTEVDLCGHATIASHTRLFESDRIGAGTHTLETNVGTLDIELAESGTVWMTQNPPEIRQRDIDSARAADALGVPASALVDDLPFAVASTGLPFLVVGVEFLSDLGDAEPNFDALEALCEDVGAEGVYAFTFDTLHGGADVHGRAFCPPLGIDEDPVTGTASGATAAYLDHVGAFHGGGESPAATDVSLEGDGFPDELVLEQGHFLDRPGTVRATVDGATVRVGGTATTALDGTLRVPDDEGDEILEA from the coding sequence ATGAGTGAGAGCGTGCGGGCGTTCCTCGTGGACGCGTTCACGGACGAGCCCTGCGCGGGGAACCCCGCGGGGGTCGTGCCGGACGCGGACGGACTGAGCGACGACCAGATGCTGGCGGTCGCGTCCGAGTTGGGGGCGAGCGAGACGGCGTTCGTCCGGGAGAGCGAGACGGCCGACCGCCGCGTCCGGTACTTCTCCCCGACGACGGAGGTGGACTTGTGCGGGCACGCGACGATTGCGAGTCACACCCGCCTCTTCGAGAGCGACCGCATCGGGGCGGGGACGCACACGCTGGAGACGAACGTCGGCACGCTCGACATCGAACTCGCGGAGTCGGGGACGGTGTGGATGACGCAGAACCCGCCGGAGATCCGCCAGCGGGACATCGACTCCGCGCGCGCTGCGGACGCGCTGGGCGTCCCCGCGTCGGCGCTCGTGGACGACCTGCCGTTCGCGGTCGCCTCCACGGGCCTGCCGTTCCTCGTCGTCGGCGTGGAGTTCCTCTCCGACCTCGGGGACGCCGAGCCGAACTTCGACGCGCTCGAAGCGCTCTGCGAGGACGTGGGCGCGGAGGGCGTGTACGCGTTCACGTTCGACACGCTGCACGGCGGCGCGGACGTGCACGGCCGCGCGTTCTGCCCCCCGCTCGGCATCGACGAAGACCCCGTGACGGGCACGGCGAGCGGCGCGACCGCCGCCTACCTCGACCACGTCGGCGCGTTCCACGGCGGCGGCGAGAGTCCCGCCGCGACGGACGTGTCGCTGGAGGGCGATGGGTTCCCGGACGAACTCGTGCTCGAACAGGGCCACTTCCTCGACCGGCCCGGCACCGTTCGCGCGACCGTTGACGGCGCGACGGTTCGCGTGGGCGGCACCGCGACAACCGCGCTCGACGGCACGCTCCGCGTTCCCGACGACGAGGGCGACGAGATCCTCGAGGCCTAG
- the ppsA gene encoding phosphoenolpyruvate synthase → MAVRWLADVRADDIESVGGKGASLGELTDAGLPVPPGFVVTADTYRAFIEETGIEDELFEAVDVDPEDSAALAEAESRAKELVLDTELPADIREEVLAAYGDLDSGEAFVAVRSSATAEDLPDASFAGQQETFLNVTREDLVDRVKRCWASLFTQRAIYYRQEQGFEHSKVNIAVVVQRMVDAEKSGVMFTSHPSTGAEKVIIEAAWGLGEAVVSGSVSPDNYVVDRASGEVADVTVADKKVMHEKDAETGETVEREVPEEKRTERVLSDAEIQELVTLGERVEEHYDSPQDVEWAMADGETYMLQSRPITTIDEDAKPDESASGDGESIVSGLGASPGIASGAVRVVGKLDQLDKVGEGDVIVTEMTTPDMVPAMKRAAGIVTNEGGMTSHAAIVSRELGCPAVVGTGNGTEVLADDQIVTIDGDKGTVREGRTETEKETEPIEEARPKTPVKPMTATEVKVNVSIPEAAERAAATGADGVGLLRMEHMILSTNKTPDKYIADHGVRAYVDEIVEGVRGVAEEFYPRPVRVRTLDAPTDEFRQLEGGQDEPHEHNPMLGYRGIRRSLDEPDVFEHELEAFKRLYEQGYDNVEIMFPLVNDASDVYGAKRLMEKVGIDTGKRKWGVMVETPASALTIDDMADTGIDFASFGTNDLTQYTLAVDRNNENVADRFDELHPAVLKLIGQTIEACREHDIDTSICGQAGSKPEMVNFLVEEGVSSISANIDAVRDVQHEVKRTEQRLILDSVR, encoded by the coding sequence ATGGCTGTACGCTGGCTGGCGGACGTACGGGCCGACGACATCGAGAGTGTCGGCGGCAAGGGCGCGTCGCTCGGCGAACTCACGGACGCCGGGCTCCCGGTTCCGCCGGGGTTCGTGGTGACGGCGGACACGTACCGCGCGTTCATCGAGGAGACGGGTATCGAGGACGAACTGTTCGAGGCGGTGGACGTCGACCCCGAGGACTCGGCGGCGCTCGCGGAGGCGGAGTCCCGCGCGAAGGAACTCGTGCTCGACACCGAACTCCCCGCCGACATCCGCGAGGAGGTGCTGGCGGCGTACGGCGACCTCGATTCGGGAGAGGCGTTCGTCGCGGTGCGGTCGTCCGCCACCGCGGAGGACTTGCCGGACGCGAGTTTCGCGGGCCAGCAGGAGACGTTCCTGAACGTCACTCGCGAGGACCTCGTCGATAGGGTGAAGCGGTGCTGGGCGTCGCTGTTCACGCAGCGCGCTATCTACTACCGCCAAGAGCAGGGGTTCGAGCACTCGAAGGTGAACATCGCGGTCGTCGTCCAGCGGATGGTGGACGCCGAGAAGTCCGGCGTGATGTTCACCAGTCATCCCTCTACGGGCGCGGAGAAAGTCATCATCGAGGCCGCGTGGGGGCTCGGTGAGGCCGTCGTCTCCGGGTCGGTGAGTCCGGACAACTACGTCGTCGACCGCGCGAGCGGCGAGGTCGCGGACGTGACCGTCGCGGACAAGAAGGTGATGCACGAGAAGGACGCGGAGACGGGCGAAACCGTCGAACGAGAGGTTCCGGAGGAGAAGCGCACCGAGCGCGTGCTGTCGGACGCCGAGATTCAGGAGCTCGTGACCCTCGGCGAGCGCGTCGAGGAGCACTACGACAGCCCGCAGGACGTGGAGTGGGCGATGGCGGACGGCGAGACGTACATGCTCCAGTCCCGCCCCATCACGACCATCGACGAGGACGCCAAGCCCGACGAGTCGGCGTCCGGGGACGGCGAGAGCATCGTCTCGGGGCTGGGCGCGAGTCCGGGCATCGCGTCGGGCGCGGTGCGTGTGGTCGGAAAGCTCGACCAGCTCGACAAGGTCGGGGAGGGCGACGTCATCGTGACGGAGATGACGACGCCGGACATGGTTCCGGCGATGAAGCGCGCCGCGGGTATCGTGACGAACGAGGGCGGGATGACGAGTCACGCCGCCATCGTCAGCCGCGAACTCGGCTGTCCCGCGGTCGTCGGCACCGGGAACGGCACCGAGGTGCTGGCGGACGACCAGATCGTGACCATCGACGGCGACAAGGGCACGGTGCGCGAGGGCCGCACGGAGACGGAGAAGGAGACGGAACCCATCGAGGAGGCGCGGCCGAAGACGCCAGTGAAGCCGATGACGGCGACGGAGGTGAAGGTGAACGTCTCCATCCCCGAAGCCGCCGAGCGCGCGGCCGCGACGGGCGCGGACGGCGTCGGCCTCCTGCGGATGGAGCACATGATTCTCTCCACGAACAAGACGCCGGACAAGTACATCGCCGACCACGGCGTCCGCGCGTACGTCGACGAAATCGTCGAGGGCGTCCGCGGCGTCGCCGAGGAGTTCTATCCGCGGCCCGTCAGGGTGCGAACGCTGGACGCGCCGACGGACGAGTTCCGGCAGTTGGAGGGCGGGCAGGACGAGCCGCACGAGCACAATCCGATGCTCGGCTATCGGGGAATCCGGCGGAGCCTGGACGAACCGGACGTGTTCGAGCACGAGCTCGAGGCGTTCAAGCGGCTGTACGAGCAGGGGTACGACAACGTCGAAATCATGTTCCCGCTCGTGAACGACGCGAGCGACGTGTACGGCGCGAAGCGCCTGATGGAGAAGGTCGGTATCGACACCGGGAAGCGCAAGTGGGGCGTGATGGTGGAGACGCCGGCGTCCGCGCTCACCATCGACGACATGGCGGACACCGGCATCGACTTCGCGTCATTCGGCACGAACGACCTCACCCAGTACACGCTCGCCGTTGACAGGAACAACGAGAACGTCGCGGACCGCTTCGACGAACTCCACCCCGCTGTCCTGAAGCTCATCGGGCAGACCATCGAGGCCTGCCGAGAGCACGACATCGACACGAGCATCTGCGGGCAGGCCGGGTCGAAGCCGGAGATGGTGAACTTCCTCGTCGAGGAGGGCGTGTCGAGCATCTCCGCGAACATCGACGCGGTTCGGGACGTCCAGCACGAAGTGAAGCGCACGGAGCAACGCCTCATCCTCGATTCGGTGCGCTGA
- the mfnA gene encoding tyrosine decarboxylase MfnA, which translates to MDAAPQDFTRVLSSMCTVPHPDARDAAAAFLADNPGDPATYPAVSELESGVVEMLGEVTNLAEPHGYVASGGTEANIQAVRAARDLADTDSPNVVAPESAHFSFPKAADLLNVELRLVPVGDDRRANLDAVRAAVDSDTVMVVGVAGTTEFGRVDPIPALGDLAADGGALFHVDAAWGGFCLPFTEYDWDFSDAPVDTMTIDPHKMGRAPIPAGGFLARDPAVLDALAVDTPYLETTGQATLTGTRSGAGVAGAHAAISALWPDGYRETYERGMENARWLASELRTRGYDAISPTLPLVAFDLPPSEFDALREREWRISRTASGETRVVCMPHVTREMLTDFLTDLDDARAGTTVNAREC; encoded by the coding sequence ATGGACGCCGCGCCGCAGGACTTCACTCGCGTCCTCTCCTCGATGTGCACGGTTCCGCATCCGGACGCGCGCGACGCGGCAGCGGCATTTCTCGCGGACAACCCCGGCGACCCCGCGACCTATCCCGCGGTCTCGGAACTGGAGAGCGGGGTCGTGGAGATGCTGGGCGAGGTAACGAACCTCGCGGAGCCACACGGCTACGTCGCGTCCGGGGGGACGGAGGCGAACATTCAGGCCGTCCGCGCCGCCCGCGACCTCGCCGACACCGACAGCCCGAACGTCGTCGCGCCGGAGAGCGCGCACTTCAGCTTCCCGAAGGCGGCGGATCTGCTCAACGTCGAACTCCGCCTCGTGCCGGTTGGCGACGACCGGCGCGCGAACCTCGACGCCGTGCGGGCCGCGGTCGATTCGGACACCGTGATGGTCGTCGGCGTCGCGGGGACGACGGAGTTCGGACGCGTCGACCCGATTCCGGCGCTCGGCGATCTGGCGGCGGACGGAGGGGCGCTGTTTCACGTGGACGCCGCCTGGGGCGGGTTCTGCCTTCCATTCACCGAGTACGACTGGGACTTCTCGGACGCGCCGGTCGACACGATGACCATCGACCCGCACAAGATGGGGCGCGCGCCGATTCCCGCCGGCGGGTTCCTCGCCCGCGACCCGGCGGTGCTGGACGCGCTCGCGGTTGACACGCCGTACCTCGAAACGACGGGGCAGGCGACCCTGACGGGGACGCGGAGCGGCGCGGGCGTCGCGGGCGCGCACGCCGCCATCAGCGCGCTCTGGCCCGACGGCTACCGGGAGACCTACGAGCGCGGGATGGAGAACGCGCGCTGGCTGGCGAGCGAACTCCGCACGCGAGGGTACGACGCGATATCCCCGACGCTCCCGCTCGTGGCGTTCGACCTCCCGCCGAGCGAGTTCGACGCGCTCCGCGAACGCGAGTGGCGCATCTCCCGCACCGCCTCGGGCGAAACCCGCGTCGTCTGCATGCCCCACGTCACCCGGGAGATGCTCACCGACTTCCTTACCGACCTCGACGACGCTCGCGCCGGAACCACGGTGAATGCCCGAGAATGCTAG
- a CDS encoding YqaA family protein produces the protein MLESAFFGFDFGWFQHAVEAATGWGGVFIILVYSFLIAFVLPLPSEVVLVPVCTGAAVCTGTLQLGLPQPIELAIVVVASGLGKAVGSIIALKVGHGASHSGPVINTLRRMGYDPMEWSKQRVVTLVKKWGYAGLAVGLTVPGFPDTLSIYAFSVIEKDELKFALATFAGSVGRLLVTIAFLMGIAAV, from the coding sequence ATGCTAGAGTCGGCGTTCTTCGGGTTCGATTTCGGGTGGTTCCAGCACGCGGTCGAGGCGGCGACGGGCTGGGGCGGCGTCTTCATCATCCTCGTGTACTCCTTTCTCATCGCGTTCGTCCTCCCGCTCCCCAGCGAGGTCGTGCTCGTCCCGGTCTGCACGGGCGCGGCGGTCTGCACGGGCACCCTTCAGCTCGGCCTTCCACAACCGATCGAACTCGCCATCGTCGTCGTCGCGTCCGGCCTCGGAAAGGCCGTCGGGAGCATCATCGCGCTGAAGGTCGGGCACGGAGCGAGCCACTCCGGCCCGGTTATCAACACCCTCCGACGCATGGGGTACGACCCGATGGAGTGGTCGAAACAGCGCGTCGTCACACTCGTCAAGAAATGGGGGTACGCCGGCCTCGCGGTCGGCCTCACCGTCCCCGGGTTCCCGGACACGCTCTCCATCTACGCGTTCAGCGTCATCGAGAAGGACGAACTCAAGTTCGCGCTCGCCACCTTCGCGGGGAGCGTCGGCCGCCTCCTCGTCACCATCGCCTTCCTCATGGGCATCGCCGCCGTCTAG
- a CDS encoding LiaI-LiaF-like domain-containing protein codes for MARSSRRWGSAGFFVLLGIALLLFTTDAVESIDPWTWFPGLFVLLGAWSLVASRGRNLTGPVLVIAVAGAFLLRNLNYLPDDFIGTWWPAVFVLLGLLILLNRGRRRRGHTASANGEFTSVSIFGGDSQHVGGTDFRGGDVVAIFGGPTIDLRDATAVDKPAVLEIVSVFGGAEIRVPEDWTVKAESVNIFGGLEDTRRNPGTADEPDLVVTGVSVFGGVELTD; via the coding sequence ATGGCACGCTCGTCACGCCGCTGGGGGTCGGCCGGCTTCTTCGTCCTCCTTGGCATCGCCCTCCTGCTGTTCACCACCGACGCGGTCGAATCCATCGACCCATGGACGTGGTTTCCCGGTCTGTTCGTCCTGCTCGGCGCGTGGTCGCTCGTCGCGTCCCGCGGCCGCAACCTCACCGGGCCCGTCCTCGTCATCGCCGTCGCGGGCGCGTTCCTCCTCCGAAACCTGAACTACCTCCCGGACGACTTCATCGGCACGTGGTGGCCCGCCGTCTTCGTCCTGCTCGGCCTCCTCATCCTCCTGAACCGCGGCCGCAGACGCCGCGGCCACACCGCGAGCGCGAACGGCGAATTCACGTCCGTCTCCATCTTCGGCGGGGACTCCCAGCACGTCGGCGGCACCGACTTCCGGGGCGGCGACGTGGTCGCCATCTTCGGGGGGCCCACCATCGACCTCCGCGACGCAACCGCCGTCGACAAGCCCGCCGTCCTCGAAATCGTCTCCGTCTTCGGCGGCGCGGAAATCCGCGTCCCCGAAGACTGGACGGTCAAAGCGGAGAGCGTCAACATCTTCGGCGGACTCGAAGACACCCGCCGCAACCCCGGCACCGCCGACGAACCCGACCTCGTCGTCACCGGAGTCAGCGTCTTCGGTGGCGTCGAACTCACCGACTAA
- a CDS encoding DMT family transporter has product MRSEHQNLLLFGTYSVCGALVFVGAKLGMPDVPPLLFAALRLDIAGVALVAAAGWRLDYWRPRTRRDLLGVLVVGVFTLGVMNAVLFAGQQHVTSALGAIAYSFMPVLTTGFAILLLPTASLDRVDALGILLGFVGVGIVARPSTTALHADRVLGFGLMLGSVAIFAFGTVLTQRVEPAIPRLSLTAWGVVLAAVVNHGIASVFGHPLTAIAWTPTAVAGVLVESLLATAILYAVHFELIDRIGPARTSLTFYLQPIVAAPLGLVLFDTRLATVSLVGFLVIFTGFALIERRVLFDSVRSAT; this is encoded by the coding sequence GTGAGATCCGAGCACCAGAACCTGCTCTTGTTCGGCACGTACAGCGTCTGTGGCGCGCTCGTCTTCGTCGGCGCGAAACTGGGCATGCCGGACGTTCCGCCGCTGCTGTTCGCGGCACTGCGTCTCGACATCGCGGGCGTGGCGTTAGTCGCCGCCGCCGGCTGGCGGTTAGACTATTGGCGCCCGCGCACCCGCCGCGATCTGCTTGGCGTACTGGTCGTCGGCGTGTTCACGCTCGGCGTGATGAACGCCGTTCTCTTCGCCGGCCAGCAGCACGTCACCAGCGCGCTCGGCGCGATCGCCTACAGTTTCATGCCGGTTCTGACGACGGGGTTCGCCATCCTCCTGCTGCCGACGGCGTCGCTCGACCGCGTCGACGCGCTCGGCATCCTCCTCGGTTTCGTCGGCGTCGGAATCGTCGCGCGACCATCGACGACCGCCCTGCACGCAGACCGCGTCCTCGGGTTCGGACTGATGCTCGGGAGCGTCGCGATATTCGCGTTCGGAACCGTACTAACCCAGCGAGTCGAACCGGCGATTCCACGGCTCTCACTCACCGCGTGGGGCGTCGTCCTCGCGGCGGTCGTGAACCACGGTATCGCGAGCGTCTTCGGCCACCCACTGACGGCGATTGCGTGGACGCCCACCGCCGTCGCCGGCGTCCTCGTCGAGAGCCTTCTCGCGACAGCCATCCTGTACGCCGTCCACTTCGAACTCATCGACCGGATCGGCCCGGCGCGAACGAGTCTCACCTTCTACCTGCAACCGATTGTCGCAGCACCGCTCGGACTGGTGTTGTTCGACACCCGCTTGGCGACCGTGAGCCTGGTCGGGTTCCTCGTCATCTTCACTGGGTTCGCCCTCATCGAACGGCGGGTGCTCTTCGACTCCGTCCGCTCCGCCACGTAA
- the metG gene encoding methionine--tRNA ligase produces MSHEDFPTENPAVVTCGLPYPTGDLHVGHLRTYVSGDAFSRGLRKLGQETAFVSGTDMHGTPIAVQAIEEGVSPLELGLERHEQYAETFPDFNIEFDNYGHTDQETNVELTKEFVRAWEENDHVYEKEIQVAYDPDADQWLPDRYVEGTCPYCGEHARGDECDDGCQRHLEPGEIEEPTSAITGNDAEYRERAHKFLRLSDFQEYLEGFINRMEGTSNAKNQPREWIEGGLEDFCITRDLDWGIDYPGEGGDDLVLYVWVDAPIEYVASTKQYAERVGTDEFDWAEPWRDGDGEIVHVIGRDIIQHHTVFWPSMLRGAGYNEPRAVCATGFVNLNGKALSTSKNRAIWAREYLDEGFHPDLFRYYIATASGFERDVNFSWERFQETVNSELADVVGNFAYRALLFAERNFDGTPDVPLSDDAETEIASAMDDYEDALNDYDLRRAGEVAVSLARYGNEYIQSAEPWKLDDDEAAPVIRDCVQLTKAVAVLLQPFTPEKADDLWSQLGEDGSVADATIADCLQEPPAAFGEPEALFEKIEDERVEELNEKLDASIEEASSDEDEDEDVDFEDLTEERISFDDFQELDLRVGRIESAEGVEGADKLVKLTVDIGVETRQIVAGLKQLHDTDDLEGRTVVVVANLEQAELFGVESNGMVLAAGEQADLLTTHGDAEPGTKIK; encoded by the coding sequence ATGAGTCACGAGGACTTCCCGACGGAGAACCCCGCGGTGGTGACGTGCGGGCTTCCCTATCCGACCGGAGACCTGCACGTCGGCCACCTGCGGACGTACGTGAGCGGGGACGCGTTCAGCCGCGGCCTCCGGAAACTCGGCCAGGAGACGGCGTTCGTCTCCGGGACGGACATGCACGGCACGCCCATCGCCGTGCAGGCCATCGAGGAGGGCGTCAGCCCGCTCGAACTCGGCCTGGAGCGCCACGAGCAGTACGCGGAGACGTTCCCGGACTTCAACATCGAGTTCGACAACTACGGCCACACCGACCAGGAGACGAACGTCGAACTCACGAAGGAGTTCGTGCGGGCGTGGGAGGAGAACGACCACGTCTACGAGAAGGAGATCCAGGTCGCGTACGACCCCGACGCCGACCAGTGGCTTCCCGACCGGTACGTCGAGGGGACGTGTCCGTACTGCGGCGAGCACGCCCGGGGCGACGAGTGCGACGACGGCTGTCAGCGCCACCTCGAACCCGGCGAGATCGAGGAACCCACGAGCGCCATCACGGGCAACGACGCGGAGTACCGCGAACGCGCGCACAAGTTCCTCCGCCTCTCCGACTTCCAGGAGTACCTGGAGGGGTTCATCAACCGCATGGAGGGGACGAGCAACGCGAAGAACCAGCCCCGCGAGTGGATCGAGGGCGGCCTGGAGGACTTCTGCATCACGCGCGACCTCGACTGGGGCATCGACTACCCGGGCGAGGGCGGCGACGACCTCGTGCTGTACGTCTGGGTGGACGCGCCCATCGAGTACGTCGCGTCCACGAAGCAGTACGCGGAGCGCGTCGGCACGGACGAGTTCGACTGGGCGGAGCCGTGGCGGGACGGCGACGGCGAAATCGTCCACGTCATCGGCCGCGACATCATCCAGCACCACACCGTCTTCTGGCCGTCGATGCTCAGGGGCGCGGGCTACAACGAACCGCGTGCGGTCTGCGCGACCGGGTTCGTGAACCTCAACGGCAAGGCGTTGAGCACGTCGAAGAACCGCGCCATCTGGGCGCGCGAGTACCTCGACGAGGGCTTCCACCCCGACCTCTTCCGGTACTATATCGCGACGGCGAGCGGGTTCGAGCGCGACGTGAACTTCTCCTGGGAGCGCTTCCAGGAGACCGTCAACTCCGAGCTGGCGGACGTGGTCGGGAACTTCGCGTACCGCGCGCTGTTGTTCGCGGAGCGGAACTTCGACGGCACGCCCGACGTTCCGCTGTCGGACGACGCGGAGACCGAGATCGCGTCCGCGATGGACGACTACGAGGACGCGCTCAACGACTACGACCTCCGGAGGGCGGGCGAGGTCGCGGTGAGCCTCGCGCGGTACGGGAACGAGTACATCCAGTCCGCGGAACCCTGGAAGCTCGACGACGACGAGGCCGCGCCCGTCATCCGGGACTGCGTCCAGCTCACGAAGGCCGTCGCGGTGCTCCTCCAGCCGTTCACGCCCGAGAAGGCGGACGACCTCTGGAGCCAGCTCGGCGAGGACGGCTCCGTCGCGGACGCCACCATCGCGGACTGCCTACAGGAACCCCCGGCGGCGTTCGGGGAACCCGAGGCGCTGTTCGAGAAGATCGAGGACGAGCGCGTCGAGGAGCTGAACGAGAAGCTCGACGCCAGTATCGAAGAAGCGAGTAGCGACGAGGACGAGGACGAGGACGTGGACTTCGAAGACCTCACCGAGGAACGCATCAGCTTCGACGACTTCCAGGAACTCGACCTGCGGGTCGGCCGCATCGAGAGCGCGGAGGGCGTCGAGGGCGCGGACAAGCTCGTGAAGCTCACCGTGGACATCGGCGTCGAGACCCGCCAGATCGTCGCGGGCCTCAAGCAACTCCACGACACCGACGACCTCGAAGGACGGACGGTCGTGGTCGTCGCGAACCTCGAACAGGCCGAGCTGTTCGGCGTGGAGTCGAACGGGATGGTGCTCGCCGCGGGCGAGCAGGCCGACCTCCTCACGACCCACGGCGACGCCGAACCCGGCACGAAAATCAAGTAA